In Macaca thibetana thibetana isolate TM-01 unplaced genomic scaffold, ASM2454274v1 unplaced_scaffolds220, whole genome shotgun sequence, one DNA window encodes the following:
- the LOC126947390 gene encoding ankyrin repeat domain-containing protein 26-like — protein sequence MELIIENLECELYKANTSEADYNTAELETYKKLHLEELKARESLSDKLSKRKEILADVSTKLLQENEWSRSLFTSHTTRPVLESPCNGNLNDNLDLNRIHIPRETLMIPTSSSLSSNIRMENDLSKEDKN from the exons ATGGAACTTATAATTGAAAATCTGGAATGCGAACTCTACAAAGCAAACACTTCAGAAGCAGACTATAATACAGCAGAATTGGAAACATATAAGAAACTGCATCTAGAAGAATTAAAAGCTAGAGAATCTCTGTCAGATAAATTAAGCAA ACGTAAAGAAATTCTAGCAGATGTCAGCACCAAACTTCTTCAAGAAAATGAGTGGAGCAGATCTTTATTTACTTCTCATACTACAAGGCCAGTCCTAGAGTCACCATGCAATGGAAATCTTAATGATAATTTAGATCTCAACAGAATACATATCCCAAGAGAAACCTTAATGATTCCTACTTCAAGCTCATTGTCTTCAAATATCAGAATGGAGAACGACTTGTCAAAAG aAGACAAGAACTGA